One genomic window of Pseudomonas sp. LFM046 includes the following:
- a CDS encoding LysR family transcriptional regulator, whose protein sequence is MELRHLRYFIAVAEELHFGRAAEQLGISQPPLSQQIQALEEEIGARLLDRTNRRVELTEAGRRFLDEARQVLVQVDRAVQLARRAHRGELGELKVGFTSSAPFTSTIPRSINAFRQAYPDVHLELTEGSSAETVKALLEESLQVGVIRPLALPDNLQAVELFREPLVAVLRADHPLAQGSEDGIAVAALAEEPFVFFPRTFGTGLYDQLLALAREAGYTPRIAQEASEAMTIIGLVSAGLGVSVLPASFRRTRIDGVVYRTLLDPGATTAVWLVRRRCERSAPALAFVELVTREAAALAGRRMN, encoded by the coding sequence ATGGAACTGAGACACCTGCGCTACTTCATCGCCGTGGCCGAAGAGCTGCATTTCGGCCGGGCCGCCGAACAACTGGGCATCTCCCAGCCACCCCTGAGCCAGCAGATCCAGGCCCTGGAGGAAGAAATCGGCGCGCGCCTGCTGGACCGCACCAACCGGCGTGTGGAGCTGACCGAAGCCGGCCGTCGTTTCCTCGATGAGGCCCGCCAGGTACTGGTGCAGGTAGACCGGGCGGTGCAACTGGCGCGGCGTGCCCACCGTGGCGAACTGGGGGAACTGAAGGTGGGCTTCACCTCGTCGGCGCCCTTCACCTCGACCATCCCCCGCAGCATCAACGCCTTCCGCCAGGCCTACCCGGACGTGCACCTGGAACTCACCGAAGGCAGCAGTGCCGAGACGGTGAAGGCGCTGCTGGAGGAGAGCCTGCAAGTCGGGGTGATCCGCCCCCTGGCCCTGCCGGACAATTTGCAGGCGGTGGAGCTGTTCCGCGAACCCCTGGTGGCCGTGCTGCGTGCCGACCACCCCCTGGCCCAGGGCAGCGAGGACGGAATTGCCGTCGCCGCCCTGGCTGAGGAACCCTTCGTATTTTTCCCCCGCACGTTCGGCACCGGCCTCTATGACCAGTTGCTGGCCCTCGCTCGGGAGGCCGGCTACACCCCGCGCATCGCCCAGGAGGCCAGCGAGGCCATGACTATCATCGGCCTGGTGTCGGCGGGCCTGGGGGTATCGGTGCTGCCGGCCTCGTTCCGCCGCACCCGCATCGATGGGGTGGTCTACCGCACCCTGCTGGACCCCGGCGCCACCACCGCCGTCTGGCTGGTGCGCCGGCGCTGCGAGCGTTCGGCCCCGGCCCTGGCGTTCGTCGAACTGGTGACCCGTGAGGCCGCCGCCCTGGCGGGCCGAAGGATGAATTGA
- a CDS encoding LTA synthase family protein, producing the protein MTAPETVTTRRASFTLNGPTVKSHLAFTLLSAAALVVMYSLLRVALLVYNSDQIGDSPASVFVEAFYNGLRFDLRLVVIACAPLLLSLLSVRAMAARGLHRIWLTLFASLTLFLGISELDFYREFHQRLNSLVFQYLQEDLGTVSSMIWNGFPVGRYLIAWALATGLLYLMFRGLDLLSRPRTRATLSTGPRRAAPWFGRLAVFMVCLVVAVIAARGHLRQGPPLRWGDAYTTDSMFANQLGLNGTLTLVEAAQHTFSARRDNAWKATLPEAEALASVREMLLTPNDKLVDADKAAIRRDFTPPADGTLPIRNVVVILMESFAGRYVGALGNPDGITPNFDKLAKEGLLFDRYFSNGTHTHQGMFATMACFPNLPSFEYLMRTPEGSHKFSGLPQLLSARDYDDLYVYNGNFQWDNQSGFFSNQGMTRFIGREDFVNPVFMDKTWGVSDQDMFDRGAAELAKQPADKPFYALLQTLSNHTPYALPANLPVERVTGHGGLDEHLTAMRYADWALGQFFEKARKEPYFKDTLFVLVGDHGFGSDKQLTEMDLFRFNVPMLLIGPGVQEKFGTRNHTVGTQVDIVPTIMGRLGGDVRHQCWGRDLLNLPAGDPGIGVIKPSGGEQTVAIVSDDRILIQPKGFPARLYNYQLGADAKAERIPGDSDPRLQKYLEAFLQTATGSLLNNTAGVEDAKQNQ; encoded by the coding sequence ATGACCGCACCGGAAACCGTCACCACCCGGCGGGCCTCGTTCACCCTGAACGGCCCCACCGTCAAGAGCCACCTCGCCTTCACCCTGCTCAGCGCCGCCGCATTGGTGGTGATGTACAGCCTCCTGCGCGTGGCGCTGCTGGTGTACAACAGCGACCAGATCGGTGACAGCCCGGCCTCGGTCTTCGTTGAAGCCTTCTACAACGGCCTGCGCTTCGACCTGCGCCTGGTGGTAATCGCTTGCGCCCCGCTGCTGCTGTCCCTGCTCAGCGTCCGCGCCATGGCCGCCCGTGGCCTGCACCGGATCTGGCTGACCCTCTTCGCCAGCCTGACGCTGTTCCTCGGCATCTCCGAACTGGACTTCTATCGCGAGTTCCACCAGCGCCTGAACAGCCTGGTATTCCAGTACCTGCAGGAAGACCTCGGCACCGTTTCCAGCATGATCTGGAACGGCTTCCCGGTGGGCCGCTACCTGATCGCCTGGGCCCTGGCCACCGGCCTGCTCTACCTGATGTTCCGCGGCCTGGACCTGCTCAGCCGTCCGCGCACCCGCGCCACACTCTCGACTGGCCCCCGCCGCGCCGCGCCCTGGTTCGGCCGCCTGGCGGTCTTCATGGTCTGCCTGGTGGTGGCCGTGATCGCCGCCCGTGGCCACCTGCGTCAGGGCCCGCCACTGCGCTGGGGCGATGCCTACACCACCGACTCGATGTTCGCCAACCAGCTCGGTCTCAACGGTACCCTGACCCTGGTGGAAGCCGCCCAGCACACCTTCTCCGCCCGCCGCGACAACGCCTGGAAGGCCACCCTGCCCGAGGCTGAGGCCCTGGCCAGCGTGCGCGAAATGCTGCTGACCCCCAACGACAAGCTGGTGGACGCCGACAAGGCTGCCATCCGCCGCGACTTCACCCCGCCGGCCGACGGCACCCTGCCGATCCGCAACGTGGTGGTGATCTTGATGGAGAGCTTCGCCGGTCGCTATGTCGGCGCCCTGGGCAACCCCGACGGCATCACGCCCAACTTCGACAAGTTGGCCAAAGAGGGTCTGCTGTTCGACCGCTACTTCTCCAACGGCACCCATACCCACCAGGGGATGTTCGCCACCATGGCCTGCTTCCCCAACCTGCCCAGCTTCGAATACCTGATGCGCACCCCCGAGGGCTCGCACAAGTTCTCCGGCCTGCCGCAGCTGCTCAGTGCCCGCGATTACGACGACCTTTACGTCTACAACGGCAACTTCCAGTGGGACAACCAGTCCGGCTTCTTCAGCAACCAGGGCATGACCCGCTTCATCGGCCGCGAGGACTTCGTCAATCCGGTGTTCATGGACAAGACCTGGGGCGTATCCGACCAGGACATGTTCGACCGTGGCGCCGCGGAGCTGGCCAAGCAACCGGCCGACAAGCCCTTCTACGCCCTGCTGCAGACCCTCTCCAATCACACGCCCTACGCCCTGCCCGCCAACCTGCCGGTGGAGCGGGTGACTGGCCACGGAGGCCTGGACGAGCACCTCACCGCCATGCGCTACGCCGACTGGGCCCTGGGCCAGTTCTTCGAGAAGGCACGCAAGGAGCCCTACTTCAAGGACACCCTGTTCGTGCTGGTCGGTGACCACGGCTTCGGCAGCGACAAGCAGCTCACCGAAATGGACCTGTTCCGCTTCAACGTACCAATGCTGTTGATCGGTCCGGGTGTGCAGGAGAAGTTCGGTACGCGCAACCACACCGTCGGCACCCAGGTCGACATCGTGCCCACCATCATGGGGCGCCTGGGCGGCGACGTGCGTCACCAGTGCTGGGGCCGCGACCTGCTCAATCTGCCGGCCGGCGACCCGGGTATCGGCGTGATCAAGCCGTCCGGCGGCGAACAGACCGTGGCCATCGTCAGCGACGACCGCATCCTGATCCAGCCAAAAGGCTTCCCGGCACGCCTCTACAACTACCAGCTGGGCGCCGACGCCAAGGCGGAACGCATCCCTGGCGACAGCGACCCGCGCCTGCAGAAGTACCTGGAGGCCTTCCTCCAGACCGCCACCGGCAGCCTGCTGAACAACACCGCCGGCGTCGAGGACGCCAAGCAGAACCAGTGA
- the maiA gene encoding maleylacetoacetate isomerase, whose translation MDLYTYYRSTSSYRVRIALALKGLDVRHMPVNLIQDGGQQHTPEYKAINPQGRVPSLRTDEGQVLIQSPAIIEYLEERYPQPALLPQDLEARARQRAVAAIIGCDIHPLHNVAVLNRLRGLKVEEAEVMNWIRHWIAEGFNAVEALIGDDGFCFGEPGLADVYLLPQVYAARRFEQDLSHYPKITRVERLALEHPAFIQAHPDQQADKPA comes from the coding sequence ATGGATCTCTACACCTATTACCGCTCCACGTCCTCTTACCGGGTGCGCATCGCCCTGGCACTGAAGGGACTGGACGTCCGGCACATGCCGGTGAACCTGATCCAGGACGGCGGCCAGCAGCACACGCCCGAATACAAGGCGATCAACCCCCAAGGCCGCGTGCCCAGCCTGCGCACCGACGAAGGCCAGGTGTTGATCCAGTCCCCCGCCATCATCGAATACCTCGAAGAACGCTATCCCCAGCCCGCCCTGCTCCCCCAGGACCTGGAAGCCCGCGCCCGCCAGCGTGCGGTGGCGGCGATCATCGGCTGCGATATCCACCCCCTGCACAACGTCGCGGTCCTCAACCGACTGCGTGGCCTGAAGGTGGAGGAAGCCGAGGTGATGAACTGGATTCGTCACTGGATCGCCGAAGGCTTCAACGCGGTCGAAGCACTGATAGGCGATGACGGTTTCTGCTTCGGTGAGCCGGGCCTGGCGGACGTCTACCTGCTACCGCAGGTCTACGCCGCACGCCGCTTCGAACAGGACCTGTCACACTATCCGAAGATCACCCGGGTCGAACGCCTCGCCCTTGAGCATCCGGCGTTCATCCAGGCGCACCCTGACCAGCAAGCCGACAAACCGGCCTGA